ATAATCGGCCTTTAAAAAGATGCGGAGGAAATATGTGGAAAAGGATTAAAGATAACTTTGAGGAAGGTACAGCTAAAATAAAACGTATATCGTCTTTTATTGCAGAGAGGGTAAAAATCGAATTTTCAATTTTTAGACTTTTAAATGACAGAGAAAAAAAAGAAAAAACAAAAGCTGATAAAGCAAAGATAATAGGTGAACGAGTACTAGAACTGAAAAACAGCGGAGAAAAAAATATTTTTAAGGACAAAATAGTAATTGATACAATTGCTGAAATTGAAAAACTTGATTTAGAGATTGAGGACCTAAAGCAAAAAACAGCAGAGATCAGCAAAATAGAGGAATAAACAAAAAACTATGATCACGATGTATGTAATTATTTTTATTTTTGGTTCTCTTGTCGGATCTTTTCTTAATGTATGCATCTACAGGCTTCCAAAGCAAGAATCAATTGTAATGCCCTTTTCATATTGTCCTTCATGCAAGACACCAATAAAGGCTTGGGATAATATTCCAATTCTAAGTTATTTATTCCTTCGCTCAAAATGCAGAGCATGCAAGGAAAAAATATCTTTTAGATATCCTGTTGTCGAGGCTTTAAATGCCTTGTTTTACTGTCTTCTTCTATGGAGATTTGGAATAGGGCTGCACTTGCTTACTTATTTCGCGCTTGTTTCTTCTTTGATAGTTATAACTTTTATCGATCTGGATTATCAGATAATCCCTGACTCTATAACACTGCCTGGTGTTGTGTTAGGTTTAATCTTAGGGTCTTTTCTTCTTCCTGATCCTTTTTCAAGATGGTCTCCTTTGGGATATAAAGCATCACTGATAGGAGCTGTAACAGGATTCGGATTATATTATCTTATCGCTGTTCTCAGCAAAGGCGGCATGGGAGGCGGTGATATCAAGATGATGGCAATGCTTGGGGCATTTATGGGATGGAAGTCTGTTCTGCTCACAACGTTCTCAGGCAGTTTTTTAGGAGCAATATGGGGAATTTCGCTCATGATATTTGAAGGCAAAAGCAGAAAAACTAAAATACCTTTTGGGCCATTTCTCGCTGCAGGAGCATTAATAACACTTTTTTACGGACAGGAGATTCTTTACCTATACCTTAAAAGATGAATACAGAATCGTTATTCCTATATTCATTTGTATTTCTTTTTTCTTTAGTTGTTTTTCTTTATCTCCTCAGATTTTTCATCCGTCACAGCAGTAAAGATAAAGAAGTGGAATACAAGAGCACATCAAAGGTCGGTTTTGTTGTTGATACCTTTCATGAACTTGTCGCAAAACTAAAAGAAAAAGAAAAAGAGCTGGAAGTTCTCAAGAAGATAGCAGAACAAAGGGCTGAGGATGTTGAGAGCTACAATAAAAATATTCTTCAGAGCGTTCCGAGCGGGGTAATAAGTTTTGACAATGGATTGAAAATTAAAAGCATAAATATTGCCGCGCAAAAAATTCTTTTGCTGAGATCTGAAGATGTAATAGATAAATCTTATAATGAATTTCTAATTCAACCAATAACAAACCTTATAAAAGAAAGCAGTTTTATTGAAAGAGCAGACGTTCAATATAAGATATCAACAGGTAGAACACTTCGTCTAGGACTTACGTATTCACCGCTTCTTGACAATGCTGAGAAAAAGATTGGGAGCATACTTGTGTTTACAGACCTTACTGAACTCAAGGCGCTGGAATCACAGGCTGAGCTGAGAAAAAGACTGTCAAACCTTGGCGAGATGTCAGCAGGCATTGCTCATGAGATTAGAAACCCTCTTGGAGTTATTGCTGGATATGCCAAACTTCTTTCCAGGAAACTTGATCCTGCATTGCTTCCGACAGTTGATGCAATTACAAAAGAGATCGAGATAATGGACAGGATTATTTTGGATTTTCTTTCATTTGCAAAACCAATAGAAGTAGTTCCGACTAAAATAAATTTATATGAAATGATTAGCAGCTGTTTCTTTCATATTTCAACTGACAAAAAAAATATAGATGCAACCATAGATATAGATAAATTATTGAATATATCTGGGGATGAAGTTTTATTAAGGCAGGCATTTACTAATCTGATACAAAATGCAGCTGAATCAATGAAAAATGGCGGAAGACTTGCTTTTAGATATGCTCAACAGGACAAATACGCTGAGATAGAAATATCAGATACTGGGCATGGGATACCTGAAGGCATAAAAGACAAAATATTTCTTCCATTTTATACAACTAAAGAAAAAGGAACCGGTCTTGGTCTTGCAATAGTCCATAAGATAATAATTTCACACGGCGGGACTATTTCAGTAGAGAGCGCAGAAACAGGTACGACCTTCAGGCTTAAACTCCCGATAACTTAATTTTTCTTCTGAGATTTTTCTATTTTAGCCCATGTATCCCGCAAAGCAACTGTGCGGTTAAATACTAATTTATTGCCTTGTGAATCAGGATCAACACAAAAATAACCGAGCCTTTCGAACTGATATTTACTTCCAGATGCTGCTCCTGAAAGGCTTGGCTCTATGTAACATGTCTTGATTGTTTCAAGAGACTTGGGGTTTACATAAGATTTAAAGTCTAGTCCTTCTTCGTCAGTATCAGTATCTGCTTCAAAAAAAAGGTGATCATAAAGACGAACTTCTGCATTTAGCGAATGCTCAGCTGAAACCCAGTGAAGTGTTGCCTTTATTTTTCTGTTGTCAGGTGAATTTCCTCCGCGCGTTTCTGGGTCATATGTGCAATGAAGTTCGATTATCTCGCCAGTTTTTTCATCTTTTACAACTTTTGTGCATGTGATGTAGTAAGCATATCTAAGTCTTATTTCACGTCCTGGAGCCAGGCGGAAAAATTCCTTTGGAGGATTTTCTTTAAAATCATCTTTTTCAATATAG
The nucleotide sequence above comes from Nitrospiraceae bacterium. Encoded proteins:
- a CDS encoding PAS domain-containing protein, which gives rise to MEYKSTSKVGFVVDTFHELVAKLKEKEKELEVLKKIAEQRAEDVESYNKNILQSVPSGVISFDNGLKIKSINIAAQKILLLRSEDVIDKSYNEFLIQPITNLIKESSFIERADVQYKISTGRTLRLGLTYSPLLDNAEKKIGSILVFTDLTELKALESQAELRKRLSNLGEMSAGIAHEIRNPLGVIAGYAKLLSRKLDPALLPTVDAITKEIEIMDRIILDFLSFAKPIEVVPTKINLYEMISSCFFHISTDKKNIDATIDIDKLLNISGDEVLLRQAFTNLIQNAAESMKNGGRLAFRYAQQDKYAEIEISDTGHGIPEGIKDKIFLPFYTTKEKGTGLGLAIVHKIIISHGGTISVESAETGTTFRLKLPIT
- a CDS encoding prepilin peptidase — encoded protein: MITMYVIIFIFGSLVGSFLNVCIYRLPKQESIVMPFSYCPSCKTPIKAWDNIPILSYLFLRSKCRACKEKISFRYPVVEALNALFYCLLLWRFGIGLHLLTYFALVSSLIVITFIDLDYQIIPDSITLPGVVLGLILGSFLLPDPFSRWSPLGYKASLIGAVTGFGLYYLIAVLSKGGMGGGDIKMMAMLGAFMGWKSVLLTTFSGSFLGAIWGISLMIFEGKSRKTKIPFGPFLAAGALITLFYGQEILYLYLKR